One region of Deltaproteobacteria bacterium genomic DNA includes:
- a CDS encoding 6-phosphofructokinase, which translates to MKIGVLTGGGDCPGLNAVIRAVVRKSDSYDSRVVGIRNGWKGLLELSPIDLDIRMVSGILHVG; encoded by the coding sequence ATGAAGATCGGGGTGCTGACGGGGGGCGGGGATTGCCCGGGTCTTAACGCAGTGATCAGGGCCGTTGTCCGGAAGTCCGATTCCTACGATTCCCGCGTCGTGGGAATCCGGAACGGGTGGAAGGGGCTCCTCGAACTCTCTCCCATTGACCTGGACATCAGGATGGTCTCCGGCATCCTGCACGTCGG